The Nocardia arthritidis genome has a window encoding:
- a CDS encoding TetR/AcrR family transcriptional regulator, which translates to MRPREFDHDEVLRIAFDQFWRKGVRGTSLADIARDAGVQRGSLYNAYGSKEALFLVAYERYANKYLDTLRNVLSTGTLRERLVAFFDATIKNFRSGSPPRGCPTTRGLMELAPGEGEGLGEDARRAFADLISRITALVEEAFVEGQRLGEFDGTPGTAALHIVTVTRGSAVLERAFGDEPELRRIAAYTIDLVLGEQGR; encoded by the coding sequence TTGAGACCACGAGAATTCGACCACGACGAAGTCCTGCGCATCGCGTTCGATCAGTTCTGGCGCAAGGGCGTGCGAGGCACTTCCCTCGCAGACATCGCGCGCGACGCAGGCGTCCAGCGCGGCAGCCTCTACAACGCCTACGGCAGTAAGGAGGCGCTGTTTCTCGTCGCCTACGAGCGCTATGCGAACAAGTATCTGGACACGCTGCGGAACGTGCTGAGCACGGGGACGCTGCGCGAGCGTCTCGTTGCATTTTTCGACGCGACGATCAAGAACTTTCGTTCCGGCTCCCCGCCTCGCGGGTGTCCGACCACGCGCGGCCTCATGGAGTTGGCGCCCGGCGAGGGCGAGGGCCTGGGAGAGGACGCGCGCCGTGCCTTCGCCGACCTCATCAGCCGCATCACCGCCCTCGTCGAGGAAGCCTTCGTCGAGGGGCAAAGGCTGGGCGAGTTCGACGGAACACCCGGGACCGCCGCCTTGCACATTGTGACCGTCACGCGCGGATCAGCCGTGCTCGAGCGGGCGTTCGGCGATGAGCCGGAGCTCCGCAGGATCGCCGCATACACGATCGACCTGGTTCTGGGCGAGCAAGGCCGCTGA
- a CDS encoding TlpA family protein disulfide reductase: protein MSAPLMISLLTLWILVGAQALLMMGVTRSLDRLRHPPDPGRAMIGRRAPEFAVTATGGEPVGATDFAGHPGGLLFVSPTCSSCHKILDGLSAALNGHRPRLVLVCRGDGDACARLLEHRPMRVPVVTDPDAVASLTERFRIRGTPRAVLFGPDGRITDHWYPGDAAQLLARMTPASTTTPQTSADIGRWPRIPLGEERR from the coding sequence ATGTCGGCACCATTGATGATTTCGCTGCTGACGTTGTGGATTCTGGTCGGCGCGCAGGCACTGTTGATGATGGGTGTGACCCGGTCACTGGATCGGCTGCGCCATCCGCCGGATCCCGGGCGAGCGATGATCGGCAGGCGCGCACCGGAATTCGCGGTCACGGCCACCGGCGGGGAGCCGGTCGGTGCCACCGATTTCGCCGGGCACCCGGGCGGGCTGCTGTTCGTCTCGCCGACCTGCTCGTCGTGCCACAAGATCCTCGACGGATTGTCCGCCGCGCTCAACGGGCACCGGCCGCGACTGGTCCTGGTCTGCCGCGGTGACGGCGACGCGTGCGCACGGCTGCTCGAGCACAGGCCGATGCGGGTGCCGGTCGTCACCGACCCGGACGCGGTCGCCTCGCTCACCGAGCGGTTCCGGATCCGGGGGACGCCCCGCGCGGTGTTGTTCGGCCCGGACGGGCGGATCACCGACCACTGGTATCCGGGCGACGCGGCGCAGTTGCTCGCCCGGATGACTCCCGCGTCGACAACGACGCCCCAGACATCGGCCGACATCGGCCGATGGCCAAGGATCCCCCTTGGCGAAGAAAGAAGGTAA
- a CDS encoding MauE/DoxX family redox-associated membrane protein, with protein sequence MSTDLWLAVQFALGAVFCTAGVAKLTDFRSFAGVVRDYEMVPVRLVPVVAGGVVAVELLAGAGLATGLALGYALLVAGVLSLVFLAAVVVNLSRGRLVSCGCFGPHSEDISWRTVGRLLVLLAAVVDLAVHRWAAGGSGPVWAGGVGSQDLLAAVGFAVAAVVVAMWAFELPVLSRTVLVSRVTTAAGKGTR encoded by the coding sequence GTGTCGACCGACCTGTGGTTGGCCGTTCAGTTCGCGTTGGGTGCGGTGTTCTGTACCGCGGGGGTGGCGAAGCTGACGGATTTCCGAAGTTTTGCGGGGGTCGTGCGGGACTACGAGATGGTGCCGGTGCGGCTGGTTCCCGTCGTGGCCGGTGGCGTGGTCGCGGTCGAGCTGCTGGCTGGTGCCGGGTTGGCGACCGGGCTCGCGCTGGGGTACGCGCTGCTGGTGGCCGGTGTGTTGTCGCTGGTGTTCCTGGCGGCGGTGGTGGTGAACCTGTCTCGGGGCCGTCTGGTGTCGTGTGGCTGTTTCGGCCCGCACAGTGAGGACATCTCCTGGCGCACCGTGGGACGGCTGCTGGTGCTGCTGGCCGCGGTCGTTGATCTTGCGGTGCATCGGTGGGCCGCAGGCGGGTCGGGGCCGGTGTGGGCGGGAGGGGTCGGTAGCCAGGATCTGCTCGCCGCGGTGGGGTTCGCGGTGGCCGCCGTCGTCGTCGCGATGTGGGCGTTCGAGTTACCGGTGCTGTCACGGACTGTGCTGGTATCGCGCGTCACGACTGCGGCGGGGAAGGGGACCCGGTGA
- a CDS encoding MarR family winged helix-turn-helix transcriptional regulator, with protein MPEPSDFYSEFGYYIHQVVALIDKRGDAMFRRELGISLRQFTLLRLFESGDVPSQQLLSDRLGIAKSAVSRQIDIARRNGWIVVEVSPHSRRQHTLTLTEAGRQLLSRAKALIETSELAGFGDLPQADVEATLRTLKSLHGKLLQQPLDQAT; from the coding sequence ATGCCAGAGCCCTCCGACTTCTACAGCGAGTTCGGTTACTACATCCACCAGGTCGTCGCGTTGATCGACAAGCGTGGTGACGCGATGTTCCGCCGCGAACTCGGCATCAGCCTGCGGCAGTTCACCCTGCTGCGACTGTTCGAATCCGGAGACGTGCCTTCGCAACAGCTGTTGTCGGACCGGCTGGGGATCGCCAAGAGCGCCGTCAGCAGGCAGATCGATATCGCACGCCGCAACGGCTGGATAGTCGTCGAGGTCTCGCCCCACTCCCGTCGCCAGCACACCTTGACCCTGACCGAGGCCGGCCGGCAGCTATTGTCACGAGCCAAAGCACTGATCGAAACATCCGAACTGGCAGGCTTCGGCGACCTACCGCAGGCTGACGTCGAGGCCACCCTGCGAACGCTGAAATCCTTGCACGGCAAGCTCCTCCAGCAACCGCTTGACCAAGCCACGTGA
- a CDS encoding class I SAM-dependent methyltransferase, whose product MTPVPEGTALPADPAPAYNYDGIAEGYTAENETSLLNAYYERPAVLELAGDVTGRRILDAGCGSGPLFAELRDRGAIVTGIDASAEMLELARQRLGAAADLRIADLANPLPFPDDAFDDVVASLVLHYLQDWGPTLTELRRVLKPGGRLIASVEHPFAIWITERTAGAKTDYFQTRERTEEWTMGGQTTQLKFWDRPLHAMTDAFTASGFRINVISEPPPVSTARDLFPELFREVVGESFLGFLFFVLQTD is encoded by the coding sequence ATGACTCCAGTTCCGGAAGGCACTGCGCTTCCCGCCGATCCTGCCCCGGCGTACAACTACGACGGCATAGCCGAGGGGTACACCGCCGAGAACGAGACCAGCTTGCTGAACGCCTATTACGAGCGGCCCGCGGTGCTGGAACTCGCCGGGGACGTGACCGGTCGGCGGATCCTCGACGCTGGTTGTGGATCAGGTCCGTTGTTCGCTGAGCTGCGCGACCGTGGTGCCATCGTGACCGGCATCGACGCGAGTGCCGAGATGCTGGAGCTGGCTCGGCAGCGACTGGGCGCCGCGGCGGACCTGCGGATCGCCGACCTCGCGAACCCGCTGCCGTTTCCCGACGACGCGTTCGACGACGTCGTTGCATCCCTGGTGTTGCACTACCTGCAGGACTGGGGTCCGACACTGACCGAGCTGCGACGCGTCCTGAAGCCCGGGGGCCGACTCATCGCGTCGGTCGAGCATCCTTTCGCCATCTGGATCACCGAGCGCACGGCCGGGGCGAAGACCGACTATTTCCAGACCCGTGAGCGGACCGAAGAGTGGACGATGGGCGGGCAGACCACCCAGTTGAAGTTCTGGGACCGTCCGCTGCACGCGATGACCGATGCATTCACCGCGTCGGGCTTTCGCATCAATGTCATCAGCGAACCGCCACCCGTGTCTACCGCCCGCGATCTGTTTCCCGAGTTGTTCCGCGAGGTCGTCGGCGAAAGCTTCTTGGGCTTCCTGTTTTTCGTCCTGCAGACAGACTGA
- a CDS encoding MFS transporter — protein MPLALIALMISAFALGSTEFILNGLLPEVSRDLDVSISTAGLLISGYALGVVAGALLLTAATIRMRRKTVLLGLLSLFVIGNTLCAVAPGYGLLMTGRIVSALTHGAFFGVAAVVAAGLVAPDRRAGAIAAMFTGLTLANVLGVPAGTVIGQHLGWRMVFWGVALLGLVGLLGIAALVPSAPGDPDAGLRRELAVFRRPQVWLVLAMTAAGISGLFISFTYIAPMMTTAAGFAESSMAWLLVLYGAGLVVGNLLGGRVADRSPRAALVGSLALLVVMLLVFTATVHAAIPAAITLALLGAAGFGLVPVMQSWMLRYAEGAPTLASAANIAAFNTGAALAAWLGGRVIDAGFGYPALNLVGALLSAVGLLLAAIAVVGKRTSRGEPAGRDDIQDRTLTVSSS, from the coding sequence GTGCCACTTGCCCTCATCGCACTGATGATCAGCGCTTTCGCCCTCGGCAGCACCGAATTCATCTTGAATGGGCTGCTGCCGGAGGTCTCCCGGGACCTCGATGTCTCCATTTCCACCGCGGGCCTGCTGATCTCCGGCTATGCGCTCGGCGTCGTCGCGGGTGCGTTGCTACTCACCGCAGCCACCATTCGGATGCGCCGCAAAACCGTACTGCTCGGGCTGTTGTCGCTGTTCGTCATCGGGAATACCCTCTGCGCCGTCGCGCCCGGATACGGCCTGCTCATGACCGGGCGAATCGTGTCGGCGCTCACGCACGGCGCGTTCTTCGGCGTCGCGGCCGTGGTGGCCGCCGGGCTGGTCGCACCGGATCGCCGGGCCGGCGCGATCGCCGCGATGTTCACCGGGCTGACCCTGGCCAATGTGCTCGGTGTTCCGGCCGGAACCGTCATCGGCCAGCACCTCGGCTGGCGCATGGTGTTCTGGGGCGTCGCGCTGCTCGGCCTGGTCGGGTTGCTCGGCATCGCCGCGCTGGTGCCGAGCGCGCCCGGCGACCCGGACGCGGGCCTGCGGCGGGAGCTCGCGGTGTTCCGCCGCCCACAGGTGTGGCTGGTACTTGCCATGACCGCGGCCGGAATCAGCGGGCTGTTCATCTCTTTCACCTATATCGCGCCGATGATGACGACGGCCGCCGGCTTCGCGGAATCGTCCATGGCTTGGCTGCTGGTGCTGTACGGGGCCGGACTGGTGGTCGGCAATCTGCTCGGCGGGCGGGTCGCGGACCGGTCGCCGCGGGCGGCGCTGGTGGGCAGCTTGGCCCTGCTGGTCGTGATGCTGCTGGTGTTCACCGCGACGGTGCATGCCGCGATTCCCGCGGCGATCACGCTGGCGCTGCTCGGCGCGGCCGGATTCGGCCTCGTCCCGGTGATGCAGAGTTGGATGCTGCGCTATGCCGAAGGCGCGCCGACCCTGGCCTCGGCCGCCAATATCGCGGCATTCAATACCGGTGCGGCACTTGCGGCGTGGCTCGGCGGACGGGTGATCGACGCCGGATTCGGCTATCCGGCGTTGAACTTGGTCGGTGCGTTGCTCAGCGCGGTGGGACTACTGCTCGCGGCGATCGCGGTCGTCGGTAAGCGGACGTCCCGCGGCGAGCCTGCTGGCCGGGACGATATCCAAGACAGGACTCTCACCGTTTCGAGCAGCTGA
- a CDS encoding EthD family reductase: protein MHRLLVLYPKPVDPDHFRDYYVTKHLPLVRNWPGLLAWRYSFDVAASNGEAPYFAVFEADFADAAALAASRASTYGQRAAADVVNYATGGVVAIDYPVQDGTD from the coding sequence ATGCATAGGTTGCTGGTCCTGTATCCCAAGCCCGTCGATCCCGACCACTTCCGCGACTACTACGTGACCAAACACCTTCCGCTGGTCAGGAATTGGCCCGGCCTGCTCGCGTGGCGCTACAGCTTCGACGTGGCGGCTTCCAACGGAGAAGCGCCGTATTTCGCGGTCTTCGAAGCCGACTTCGCCGACGCCGCCGCCCTGGCCGCGTCGCGGGCGTCGACGTACGGCCAGCGGGCGGCGGCCGATGTCGTCAACTACGCCACCGGCGGTGTGGTCGCCATCGACTATCCGGTGCAGGACGGCACCGACTGA
- a CDS encoding amino acid-binding protein: MRQPQVYALACEVCGRLPHPRRARLAMAKLGAVFPVELALHGLVIRLELPYLAAVFVLAVVTTILIIWVVEPGAMRYLARWLHGPELRHRHRLDSAQRLWRIRVRLDNKPGRLEQLAKQLGDRRANILTVHVHHLENGVLDELVVSTPAGLPPQRLDHAIARAGGTVIGIWPASAITLVDGQTRALELAARVATDPAELPSPSRNSWAPNTSRTPIRTALPAAPFWRSPRTTTRPV; the protein is encoded by the coding sequence ATGAGGCAACCTCAGGTGTATGCGCTGGCGTGCGAAGTGTGCGGTCGTCTGCCCCATCCCCGGCGCGCCCGGCTCGCCATGGCCAAACTCGGTGCGGTCTTCCCGGTTGAGCTGGCACTGCACGGCTTGGTCATCCGTCTCGAATTGCCCTATCTGGCAGCGGTTTTCGTGCTCGCCGTCGTCACCACCATTCTCATCATCTGGGTGGTCGAGCCCGGGGCTATGCGGTACCTCGCGCGGTGGCTGCACGGGCCGGAGCTGCGACATCGACATCGCCTCGACAGTGCCCAGCGACTGTGGCGCATCCGGGTGCGCCTGGACAACAAGCCCGGCCGCCTCGAACAGCTGGCCAAACAGCTCGGTGACCGGCGCGCGAACATCCTCACCGTCCACGTGCACCATCTGGAGAACGGTGTGCTCGACGAGCTTGTGGTTTCCACCCCGGCCGGACTGCCACCCCAGCGTCTCGACCACGCCATCGCCCGCGCGGGCGGCACGGTCATCGGGATCTGGCCCGCATCGGCCATCACCCTGGTCGACGGTCAGACCCGTGCCCTGGAGTTGGCCGCCCGGGTCGCGACCGACCCTGCCGAACTCCCCTCGCCATCGCGGAACTCCTGGGCGCCCAATACATCCCGGACGCCGATCCGGACCGCACTCCCGGCAGCACCGTTCTGGAGATCACCCCGGACGACAACTCGGCCGGTATGA
- a CDS encoding alpha/beta fold hydrolase, translated as MTQPATIRTAHNGDIALAYEVLGPDGGRPLLLLMGVGMQMLLWHDDFCHALVDKGFQVVRMDNRDVGLSTHLPQLGEPRVLDMVVRPRRAARYSLADMAGDAVAVLDDMGWDTAHLAGGSLGGMIAQTMAIEYPQRVRSLTSIMSSPSARIGRATIRTSMKVAGLLQQPVGSPQEAGRQLVAMYELIGTSAENYPLDVKWLQHVGELSYQRAYDPAGKLRQQAAMLAAPNRTRALRELRIPALVLHGSADPMIRPAGGLATARAIPGAKAVIMPGVGHGAFPRGIWPTMIDHIDAIAH; from the coding sequence ATGACCCAACCGGCAACCATCCGCACCGCGCACAACGGTGACATCGCACTGGCCTACGAGGTACTGGGCCCGGACGGCGGCCGCCCCTTGCTGCTGCTCATGGGCGTGGGTATGCAGATGCTGCTATGGCACGACGATTTCTGTCATGCCTTGGTAGACAAGGGATTTCAGGTGGTCCGCATGGACAACCGTGATGTCGGGCTCTCGACCCACCTGCCCCAGCTCGGAGAGCCTCGGGTGCTCGATATGGTCGTGCGCCCCCGGCGCGCGGCCCGGTACTCGCTGGCGGACATGGCCGGCGACGCGGTCGCGGTGCTCGACGATATGGGCTGGGACACAGCACATCTCGCCGGTGGCTCGCTGGGTGGCATGATCGCCCAGACCATGGCGATCGAATACCCCCAGCGCGTACGCTCTTTGACCTCGATCATGTCCTCGCCGTCGGCACGGATCGGCCGCGCGACGATCAGAACCAGCATGAAGGTCGCAGGCCTGCTGCAGCAGCCTGTCGGTTCGCCGCAGGAGGCGGGACGGCAGCTGGTGGCGATGTACGAACTTATCGGCACTTCGGCCGAGAACTATCCGCTGGACGTGAAATGGCTACAGCACGTCGGCGAGCTCAGTTACCAGCGCGCCTACGATCCGGCAGGCAAATTGCGTCAGCAGGCGGCAATGTTGGCCGCCCCGAACCGGACCCGGGCGCTGCGGGAACTTCGCATACCGGCATTGGTGCTGCACGGCTCCGCGGATCCGATGATCCGGCCCGCCGGGGGCTTGGCGACCGCCCGTGCGATCCCCGGCGCGAAAGCCGTGATCATGCCGGGGGTGGGACACGGCGCATTTCCCCGTGGCATATGGCCGACGATGATCGACCACATCGACGCCATCGCACATTGA
- a CDS encoding LysR family transcriptional regulator: MAPDTVSLRYFLVLAQELNFTRAAARIGIAQPALSARIRRLEAELGTSLLVRNTRSVELTTTGAALAESAPPALAALDRAWDTARNAAAGELGTLRIGYSLSTGAETAPALVDRLIRSTPGLEISAVPMATPEISPAVADGRIDAGITRGAQPGRGVRRYLLRRQRVGVQLAQHHPLAEHPEIEIADAAAYPLRLPHRTANPVIHDQLSALFRDTRPYPRFHTPAVSFDMSQRDLRDGLTLAPAGEAAATTTTAGLTWRPLRGAPGLTIHLVLPREQSPLHRRIRAVAKTLAHEQHWLPD; encoded by the coding sequence GTGGCGCCGGATACGGTGAGCCTGCGGTACTTCCTGGTACTGGCGCAGGAGTTGAACTTCACCCGCGCGGCCGCACGGATCGGTATCGCTCAACCCGCACTCAGCGCCCGGATCCGCCGATTGGAGGCGGAACTCGGTACGAGCCTGCTGGTCCGCAACACGCGCAGCGTCGAATTGACCACGACCGGTGCGGCTTTGGCGGAGTCCGCGCCGCCCGCGCTGGCGGCGCTGGACCGAGCATGGGACACCGCCCGGAACGCGGCGGCCGGTGAACTGGGCACGCTGCGCATCGGATACAGCCTCAGCACCGGGGCCGAGACCGCACCGGCCCTGGTGGACAGACTCATTCGCAGCACCCCGGGACTCGAGATCAGCGCGGTCCCGATGGCGACACCGGAAATCTCCCCCGCGGTCGCCGACGGCCGCATCGACGCCGGGATCACCCGCGGTGCACAGCCGGGCCGTGGCGTGCGCCGGTACCTGCTGCGGCGTCAGCGCGTCGGAGTCCAACTGGCACAACACCATCCGCTGGCCGAACACCCGGAGATCGAGATCGCCGACGCGGCCGCGTACCCGCTGCGACTCCCCCACCGTACGGCCAACCCCGTGATCCACGATCAGCTGTCCGCACTGTTCCGCGACACCCGGCCATACCCCCGATTCCACACGCCCGCAGTCTCTTTCGACATGTCTCAGCGCGACCTACGCGACGGGCTCACCCTCGCCCCCGCCGGAGAAGCCGCGGCCACGACAACAACGGCCGGTCTCACCTGGCGACCGCTGCGGGGCGCGCCCGGCCTGACGATCCACCTGGTCCTCCCACGCGAGCAGTCGCCACTACACCGCCGCATCCGGGCCGTCGCCAAAACCCTGGCACACGAGCAGCATTGGCTGCCGGACTGA
- a CDS encoding MFS transporter — protein MRTPGLLRQWDFRQLFLADTVSQVGSQVGLLALPLMAVWLLHASSLAVGILSACSTVGFLVVGLPAGAWVDRSRRRRVLICADAGRALILGSVPLAWLFGVLTMGQLYLVALLSSVLTVFFDVAYQSYLPHLVGREHLAEGNARLEGVRAVSQIGGPTLAGLMIQALSAPVAIVIDAVSFVISALFLGRIRKREQLPDKTNTHLGHEVREGLRFVFGSRILRAIALSTASYNFLSAARSAMLTVLLAQVLQLSASVIGAFFSIAAVGSLIGALFARKIAELIGQGPTIWVVVAASAPFQLLVPLAQRGWLLWLSAAAYLVIWLCASVYNITQVSFRQRLTPDTLLGRMNATMRFLVWGISPLGAAVGGVLGQLIGARTTLWVIAVGGVIPLLPLLFSPLRSTRELPDGLLPTERSR, from the coding sequence GTGAGGACGCCTGGACTGTTGCGGCAGTGGGACTTTCGGCAATTGTTCCTCGCCGATACCGTCAGCCAGGTCGGCAGTCAGGTCGGTCTGCTCGCGCTGCCGCTGATGGCCGTGTGGCTGCTGCACGCGTCCAGTCTGGCGGTCGGGATCCTATCCGCTTGCAGCACAGTGGGTTTCCTCGTTGTCGGCCTGCCCGCGGGCGCATGGGTCGATCGGTCTCGGCGGCGGCGCGTGCTCATCTGCGCCGACGCCGGGCGGGCGCTGATACTCGGATCCGTTCCGCTGGCGTGGTTGTTCGGCGTGCTCACCATGGGCCAGCTCTATCTCGTCGCATTGCTGTCCAGCGTCCTGACGGTGTTCTTCGACGTCGCGTACCAGAGTTATCTGCCGCATCTGGTCGGCCGCGAACATCTCGCCGAGGGCAATGCCCGATTGGAAGGGGTGCGGGCTGTCAGCCAGATCGGCGGACCGACGCTGGCCGGGCTGATGATCCAGGCGCTGTCCGCGCCGGTCGCGATCGTCATCGACGCGGTCAGCTTCGTGATCTCGGCGCTCTTTCTGGGGCGAATTCGCAAACGAGAGCAGTTGCCGGATAAAACAAATACACATCTCGGCCACGAGGTGCGCGAGGGATTGCGTTTCGTCTTCGGCAGCCGGATATTGCGCGCCATCGCCCTATCCACCGCCTCCTACAATTTTCTGTCCGCCGCGCGCAGCGCGATGCTCACCGTGCTGTTGGCCCAGGTATTGCAGCTCTCGGCCAGCGTGATCGGCGCCTTCTTCTCGATCGCCGCGGTCGGCAGCCTGATCGGCGCGTTATTCGCCCGCAAGATCGCCGAGCTGATCGGGCAGGGGCCGACGATTTGGGTGGTGGTCGCGGCATCCGCGCCGTTTCAGCTGCTCGTTCCGCTGGCGCAGCGCGGTTGGCTGCTGTGGTTGTCCGCCGCGGCCTATCTGGTGATCTGGCTCTGCGCATCGGTTTACAACATCACCCAGGTCAGCTTCCGGCAGCGGCTCACGCCGGATACCTTGCTGGGCCGGATGAACGCGACGATGCGCTTTCTGGTCTGGGGCATATCGCCGCTGGGCGCGGCCGTCGGCGGCGTCCTCGGTCAGCTCATCGGAGCGCGCACCACCCTCTGGGTGATCGCCGTCGGCGGGGTGATTCCCCTACTGCCACTGCTCTTTTCGCCCCTGCGTTCGACGCGGGAACTGCCGGACGGTCTGCTGCCGACGGAAAGGAGCCGTTGA
- a CDS encoding ABC transporter ATP-binding protein: MEGSRRLSVRDLGRLYSFSLVLAWRADRRLVSAALVLAAAGAAGTGAGLLVARTALHHLMGATTAANPAGLAVSTVVLLALGSLGAALTQVNSAVSRLLSIKIERSALRAVVAAATSAPLEDFEGPEFHNRVERAVTAARSSVPMTLTTVITGLRTVVLLLAIAVPLLRVSPWVLPIIAAAAAPAVRVALARRRATYALAVELTENTRTRNYLRQLLTGRDEAKELRAFDTAHLLWGRLDHCYQQYLHQQATLLRHYTWREIRARLLSDAIVAAGVAIMMVLTASGHLDTATALTGLAAMYLLSGQVRSTAAMVGGAGTSMLFMNDLRSFLGTDTSLAEPAAVTTQFTEITADNLWFTYPCSNVPALQGVSVRLAAGQVIALVGDNGSGKTTLAKLLAGLYRPTGGTLRLDGHTVTDSATLRNVCAVLFQDYQRYKLSAADNIGLGRPPDIDNQHRIHTAATQAGAAAFIDTLPHRYHTQLSAEYTDGTDLSMGQWQRISLARAFFRDAPLIVLDEPTAALDPRAEADLFTTLRTLCHDRTVLLISHRFSSVRTADHIYVLHHGHIIEQGTHQQLIDHNGHYADMYRAQANAYLD, encoded by the coding sequence GTGGAAGGTTCACGGCGGCTGTCGGTTCGCGATCTGGGACGGCTGTACTCGTTCTCCCTCGTGCTGGCCTGGCGGGCCGACCGCCGCCTGGTCTCGGCCGCGCTCGTCCTCGCCGCCGCAGGCGCCGCCGGTACCGGGGCAGGATTGCTCGTCGCCCGCACCGCCCTGCACCACCTGATGGGCGCCACCACCGCCGCGAACCCGGCCGGGCTGGCCGTGTCCACCGTGGTGCTGCTCGCGCTGGGCAGCCTCGGTGCCGCGCTGACGCAGGTGAACAGCGCCGTGTCCCGGCTGTTGAGCATCAAGATCGAGCGGTCGGCGTTGCGTGCAGTCGTGGCCGCGGCTACATCGGCCCCGCTCGAGGACTTCGAAGGCCCGGAGTTCCACAACCGTGTCGAGCGTGCCGTGACCGCCGCCCGCAGCTCCGTGCCGATGACCTTGACCACGGTGATCACCGGGCTGCGCACCGTCGTGCTGTTGCTGGCGATCGCCGTGCCGCTGCTGAGGGTCAGCCCCTGGGTGCTCCCGATCATCGCCGCCGCGGCCGCCCCCGCGGTCCGGGTGGCCCTGGCGCGCCGACGCGCCACCTACGCCCTCGCGGTCGAACTGACCGAGAACACCCGCACCCGCAACTACCTGCGACAGTTGCTGACCGGCCGCGACGAGGCCAAAGAGCTGCGTGCCTTCGACACCGCCCACCTGCTGTGGGGACGCCTCGACCACTGCTACCAGCAGTACCTGCATCAACAGGCCACGCTGCTGCGTCACTACACCTGGCGCGAGATCCGGGCACGCCTGCTGTCGGACGCGATCGTCGCCGCCGGAGTCGCGATCATGATGGTCCTCACCGCCTCCGGGCACCTGGACACCGCGACCGCACTGACCGGGCTCGCCGCGATGTACCTGCTCAGCGGGCAGGTCCGCAGCACCGCGGCGATGGTGGGCGGCGCCGGAACCAGCATGCTGTTCATGAACGACCTGCGCAGCTTCCTCGGCACCGACACCAGCCTCGCCGAACCCGCCGCCGTCACCACCCAATTCACCGAAATCACCGCCGACAACCTGTGGTTCACCTACCCCTGCTCGAATGTTCCCGCGCTGCAAGGGGTTTCGGTGCGCTTGGCGGCCGGTCAGGTGATCGCCCTGGTCGGGGACAACGGTTCGGGCAAAACCACCCTCGCCAAACTCCTCGCCGGCCTCTACCGGCCCACCGGCGGAACCTTGCGCCTGGACGGGCACACCGTCACCGACTCCGCCACACTCCGCAACGTGTGCGCGGTCCTGTTCCAGGACTACCAGCGCTACAAACTCAGCGCCGCCGACAACATCGGGCTGGGCCGCCCGCCGGACATCGACAACCAGCACCGCATCCACACCGCCGCCACCCAGGCGGGCGCGGCCGCGTTCATCGACACCCTGCCCCACCGATACCACACCCAACTCAGCGCCGAGTACACCGACGGCACCGACCTGTCCATGGGCCAATGGCAGCGAATCAGCCTGGCCCGCGCCTTTTTCCGCGACGCCCCACTGATCGTGCTCGACGAACCCACCGCCGCGCTGGACCCCCGCGCCGAAGCCGACCTGTTCACCACCCTGCGCACCCTCTGCCACGACCGCACCGTACTGCTCATCTCACACCGCTTCTCCTCGGTCCGCACCGCCGACCACATCTACGTCCTGCACCACGGCCACATCATCGAACAAGGCACCCACCAACAACTCATCGATCACAACGGCCACTACGCCGACATGTACCGCGCCCAAGCCAACGCATACCTCGACTGA
- a CDS encoding tautomerase family protein has protein sequence MPLVHISLRAGKPEGYRQAIFDAIYRAMRETLDVPEGDQFMTITEHDAANFRYGNAFGVDRSHDLVYIQITVFNTRTGAQKSALFRRIAELLGDNPGVRPEDIFINILDSAKENWSVGHGAQFA, from the coding sequence ATGCCCCTCGTTCACATTTCGCTGCGTGCCGGGAAGCCCGAAGGCTACCGCCAGGCAATTTTCGACGCGATCTACCGGGCGATGCGCGAAACGCTCGACGTTCCCGAGGGCGATCAGTTCATGACCATCACCGAACACGACGCCGCAAACTTTCGCTACGGCAACGCATTTGGCGTGGACCGCAGTCACGATCTCGTGTACATCCAGATCACCGTTTTCAACACACGCACAGGTGCGCAGAAGAGTGCGTTGTTTCGGCGGATCGCCGAGCTGCTCGGCGACAACCCGGGCGTCCGGCCAGAAGACATCTTCATCAATATTCTTGATTCCGCGAAGGAGAACTGGTCTGTCGGCCACGGCGCGCAATTCGCCTGA